GACACTTCATTGATCGCACCAGTTTAAATTGATTTGAACCCACTATAGATGCTGCCTGCCAAGCATTATCTACTGTCTACAGGAACTCAGGGTGATCAATTATGTGATGATAGAACTTGAAAGACTTACGTATTTGTCGCCTAAGAGATGGCATTCTGAACAGGCATGGCGCGTGATCAGACTGGCCACGCTCCAAATAGTCTGCATATGAATCAAAAAACGAATTCGACCAAGCCTGATTGATGAGGGAGTGATCAATCTTCTTAGCAATAGGGTTGTCTTCTTGATTATTCCACCAGGTGAAAGGGGATCCTTTCGCTTGCTCCTCAAAAATCTCAGCGACCTGCAAAACTGTAACCATGTCATCCATTCCAGCAACATCAATAATGGAGAGGGGGTAACTGGAGTGATTACTAGTCCTCATTATTTGGTTATAGTCTCCGACTAAAGCCCATGGAGAAGTACCGGAGAGGTGTCGTGAAGGTAGACCAACTCTTCACAACTCTTCCAAGTCGGGTCTTCTTACTAAAGTCGACGTTTTGTAACCATGGAGACGATTATGTGGTGATGTTGACGGCGAACAGTGATGGATTTTGTACTAGAATTTGTCACCGCTGTTCAACTAGAGTATGAAAGTTTGCTTCTCTTGTTCTTATTTTCCATAACAAATTTCGCCTTTTTTATTTCTTTGCTTATATATATTTTAGAGCAAAATTATCAGTAAGAATGATTTAGCAAAAAAAAAAAACATTATCAGAAAGAAATCCTTTTGGATTCTAAAAAAAAAATATCAATATTATACTTAAATGATTAAATTTTTATTTTTTAAACCAGTTAAATGACACATGTTGTTTATTAATAGGTTCCTAAAAATGAGGTTTAAGAACTTTTGTACACTTTTTTGATGTTTTTAATATTTTTTATTTTGTTTTAATTGTAAGAACCCTTCTAAGAGTGGGAGAATCTAGCCTATACTGTTTACTTCAGTGTACGGGAGCAGTTTACTGTTCCGATGGCCCTATTTCAGGGTTGAATTATATATATATATATTAATCTTTTTTAAAGAAAATTTTAGGTGAAAGAAGAGTTCAATTATTCAACCGGGCGACGATTTTATTCAAATGTAACCCTTGAATTGTCAAGTTAGAGACAACGTACGTATTGGGTAAAATAAATATTAGCATACAGCTGTTTGTGTTTCAATTCATATATTTATTTATATTTGACTTTGTAGATTACAACTTCCTCAGAAGTCATAGCGATGTGTAGGATAGAATTTTCATCATGCCGAGACGGAGAGAAAGCCTTGTTACTTAAAAAATACAAATACATACGACCATGCTTCCGCCATGCACATCTGAAATTATTTTTGGTCAAACGGATTATATTTAACAAAAATGAATTAATAAAATACATATACAGGTGCAAAATGTTGGAAAAAACATTTACAAATATATCTTTCGCTTCACTAGCTCAATGCTGTTTCAGTTATGTTCCCCAAACGTAGTTAGTTAGATCTCTAAGTTCGATTTCATTGCTACTTTTGATGAAACATATATGATTTATGTTTTAAGGCCTCTTTCATGTGTTATTGTCCCTAGTCTAAAAACTAAATTTGAACTAAAATGCAATGGTAGACTAGTCGTCTATATGGTCTACGCTGAATTCTCGTAGAAAAACTTTTGAATGTTGTCAACGAAATCTAAAGCACAAACTAAACATATTCTTTCTTTCTTTTTTGCATACACAAACTAAACATATTCACAACTTTCTTTATACTAAATAGTTTTAAAATTTGGAGGCTCAATACAAAGGCGCCACTAAACGTACGCTAATATGTTTCTCTTCTTATAAGTAGGCGTTGTTAACGACTAATAAGTATATACTAGAAGAAGCTTTAAAGAAGTTTCATAAACTAATAACTTTTTTTTTGTCACAATCATAAACTAATAACTACATGCATAAAAAGCGACTATATGTTGGCCAAACCCAAGAGGCGGCGCGTGACCAACTTGTCGTACCGGAATGGTGGCTATAACAACTTAACACTACTCTAAGACTCTTCTTCCTTGAAAACTCTACATAGAGATTCTATCTTCTTAAAAGTGTGCGGGAAAATATTATATCTTCATACAAAGTGTGAGCACGATTAGTTTATAGAGACAGTTGAATTAAACTAGGCATAGACATATGTGTTTGCGTTTGTGATTTGCAATAGAATTCCTTACAAGAATCAGATACCCTGATTAATTAACTATATTAAAGGAAACTAATCTAAAAATTAGAGAGAAGAAAAGCGAGCTCTAGATGATAATAAGTGAAATATATATATCGCCGATATTTTTGGACTTTTTAAACATTATCTTGCATGCATATGCATGTACATTAGCTTTGTGATTTATGACGATTCATTGATTATACATTACGATTATGACTTTTAATTAGTGCTTACATTACGTTATGCATATGTACAGCTCCCATTTTTGTTACATTTTTTACACAATCAATAGGAATTTTATAATGCGCACATGTTACATTTTTAATTATATGTCCTAGACATGGTCAACTTTCTTGGCGAGCCAAAGATTTAATCGCCATTTGGGGTTACCTTTAAATTATTAACTAGGAAAAGACCTGCGCAGGATAAATTTATATGAAAATTATGTAAGAAATATTGTATGGGAAATAAAATTTATACTATTAATCGAAATAGTATTTTTGGCTCTTAAACAATTTTTTAAATTTTTTTTTGTTAATTACATAATTTGTTTACTAATGAACTGATCTCATTTTTAAAAATATTTTAGGTCAAAAAATTATTTATCGCATAAAAACCTAACGTTTAGGCCGAATAATCTCATGCCTACTATTTGGTTACAATGAAACTATGCCAGCTCAGTTTTATATTATGATTTAGCAATTTAAAATTTAATTACGGTTATGAGAAGTTTACGTTCACGTGTCAATCCTATCTATCTTCGATATTTTTCTCTTTTTTGTGTCATTTTGGTTATTGCTCGATATAAACATTGATTTTTGAGTTTAATCTCATTTCTTTCTTTTATTTTGACCAGAGATTTAGAAAATGTTTAAGATTCAAAATTATTAAATAGATACATACTTAGGTTAAGATCTGTGGAGAATATATATTTTATATTTATCACTTATATTATATTTTTCTGCATATTATGAAATAATAAAATAATAAAATAATAATTATATATTAAATAACTAAGAAATCAGTTACTATTATATAATAAATTGGATTGCATATATAAATCAAATGACCACTCTTGTTTATTCGGAATCATTTTAGGATAAATAAATAAAAAATAATCAATCTTATCTATCGTATATGATATATAATTAAATTCAAGCGATTTTGAATTTATTTATATGATTTTATTATCATTGTATCTTATTATAGAAAAAAATTTAAACATTGATCACAAAACTTTATGTGAGACTTTTAACAGTTTTAGTAATTTATACTCGTTTTGAAAAATTCAAAATACAACATATACAAAAAGTCAAAATTTTTTAATAATTTATTTTAATAATAAAGAATTAAACAAAAATGATAGAAAGTATACAGATTATTAGCAAATCTTCATTATTTAAAATCATTAATTACTATATATATCATAATCACATTAGGTAATTCTGTATGTTTTATTTAAGAAAATAATATATAATAAATTTAAATTTGATAAATGAATGGTTCATAATGGACATGCTATATATATAACATTCTCTAGCAGTTTAATTTTGGACTAACAAAATTCTCAATTGATTTTCAAGCCACCACGTAAACAAATTTATATTCCAATTACGTGAAAACTCAGCATGACATTTTTAATTAGTACAAACTACATGTTTAAAACTTTTTAAATGATTCTCTATTAATATATAGGGGATGTTAAACCATTGATCATTATTTTTAACATAATAATTTTAACAATTTTAGTAATTTTTTCGTTTTTAAAATTCAAAATATAACATATATGAAAAAAATCTATATTTTAATTTTATAGCTAATTTGATTGTTTAATTTATTTTAATAATATAAAATTAAACAAAAACGATGGATGAGATATAAATTGTTATCAAATCTTTTTTATCAGAATCATTAATTGTCATATATATATATTAGTCATATTTGGTAATTTCATAGTTTTTATTTAAGGAAAGAAAAGAAAATAGTAATTATATACTCTAATTAATTTTATTGTTAGTTTAATGAAAAATATAATATATACTTAATTGGACCAATATATTTTCTAAGGATTCTGAATTTCGTCTGGTGATGACACGTGACTACAATTAAAGGTCGTAATGTTTGTTAATTAATATATAACAGATTTTCTTTTTGACTTTACCTTTAATTATTTGGCTGTAGCTCTTATGTATGTATCGCTGTAAAATATCACATCCACTGTTTTATAAAACTATAGCACAAACCGATCTTCAAAAGCCGATATCGAATTATTAATTTACTGCACTTGGGGTGTTTCTTTAATTCATTAAAAGCCCTGGTCAACTTTCTTTGACGATCCCGGGATATAATCACCAATTACGGAAATATCAAGGGTAAATATGTCATTCGACAGTTATAAGCATCTTAGTCAATTACTATAACTTTCTCGTTTGCTTCCTTAACGATTCAGCCGCGTTTGTGTCTGACTCGGAACTCAGTTTGACTCAATTACAAGATTTTTTTTTTGATAAAAAGATGTTCTTGTTTCTGACCAAAAATAGTCTTGTTAACTTTGTTAAAGCAAAATACTATCTTGCCATGGCCGGTCCTAGCTTGAAACAATTATGAATTAGAAGTTAAAAGATTAATATATTTTTTTTGTCAGAAAAAGATTAATATATTTTTTTTTGTCAGAAAAAGATTAATTTTTTTAATCAGTTCAAAAACTAAATAATCAAAGGGTTACACATGTTAATTACTATTCTTTCCATTTCAAAAAAAATACATATTTTAGATTTTTTATACATATTAAAAAAATATATTAAAATTTGATCGTAAATAAACTGTTTTTTGTGAATAACAATTTTTCATAACTTTTAGCCAATATAAATCAAATAAACACCATTAATTTTTTAAAAATTTACAATTTTTCATTAAATAATATTTTTTATTGAAAAAATAAAAAATATATCTTCTTAAAACAAATTTTTTTTTGTAGAATATGGATTTTTATGAAACGGAGAGAGTATAATTCAAGGGATGAACTAAATGTTTACTCTCGCTATGTTGAATACAGACTTTACACTTCCGTGACGCAAATCATTCTAAATTTCTAAATAATATTTTTCAAAAATATAAATTATCAGTAAAAAATAAATGAAAAGTTTAAGTTGAACATGTCCGTATTATTCAGAAAATCTACGACATGTTTCTAAAAATCAGCGTATTTTTTTGGTTAAAGAAAAATAGGTAAACTATGAATATTCCAATTAAAAAAACGTGTGGACTGAGAATAAGCTTTCTCTCTCCCTAAGCTAAAGCATATAAATAGCTGTCGCCTGCACATTATTTGTAATCAGAACGCACTAATAAAAGCTCTCAACTTCTTCTTGAAAGCTTTAACCTTTTTCTGCAATCTCTTATCACTTCCAAGAAACAAAAACCCTCAGATTCAATCATTAGTTTGTACTAATTAAATTCATTTGTGGAATGGCTCTAGCTAAAGAGATAATGGGTTCTCGTCTCATCTTTGAGAGATCATCATCACTAGCTTCCTCTCCGTTTCAGTCTCGTCTCTCCATCAAGAAGAAGACACAGAGAACGCAATTATCTATCAATCCTTTTGACTTGAGGCCGATGAAAGCTGCTATCTCCGGCGGTGTCGTGGAGGCAATCAGCGAGGATTTGGTTAAAACGTTGCGTTTTAACACACTTGGTAGAAACCAAGAAAATGAGGAGGTGGAGAAGGCGGTTCAATTTAAGGTGAGAGCAGTTGTGACGGTGAGGAACAAGAACAAAGAAGACTTTAAAGAGACTTTGGTTAAGCATTTAGATGCTTTTACCGACAAAATCGGTAGAAACGTTGTCTTGGAGCTTATCAGCATTCAAGTTGATCCAAGTAAGTTAGTTATAAGTTAAACTTTATTTTTAATAATTTATTTATTTTTATTATAGTTTTTGATTATTTTCTCCCCAAATAAATTTCTAAAAATAGAAACGAATGAGCCTAAGAAGAGCAAACCGGCGATATTGAAAGATTGGTCAAAGAAATCAAATTCAAAAGCGGAGAAAGTCCATTACGCGGCGGAGTTCACGGTGGACTCGGCCTTTGGTTTGCCGGGAGCCATCACGGTGACTAACAAACACCAAAAAGAGTTTTTCCTTGAAAACATCACCATAGAAGGCTTTGCATGTGGCCCTGTTCACTTCCCATGTAACTCATGGGTCCAATCCCAAAATGACCATCCATCAAAACGTATTTTCTTCACTAATCAGGTAATTAATTAACTCGTAATCAAATACCATCAACAAACCTGTTAAATGTGAATTTATTATTATACTATATCATATAGTACTATCATGGTTGGTCCAAAACTCGTCTTAATTAACTACCGTGACTTTCAACTACATACTTTGGTCTGAAAAATTAAATGTGGTTATAAAATTGAGCAGCCTTATTTGCCTAGCGAGACACCGTCCGGTCTAAGAACATTAAGGGAGCAAGAGTTGGAGAATCTAAGAGGAAATGGTAAAGGAGAAAGAAAATTATCAGACAGAATCTACGACTTTGATGTTTACAACGACATAGGTAATCCCGACATATCAACAGAACTAGCCCGTCCGGTGTTTGGTGGTCGTGAGTTTCCTTACCCTAGACGCTGTCGAACCGGCCGGCGTTCCTCAGATACCGACCTAATGTCCGAGAGACGAGTAGAGAAACCATTGCCGATGTATGTGCCGCGAGATGAGCAGTTTGAGGAGTCTAAGAAGAACACTTTTGCTGCGTGTAGGCTCAAGGCGGTTTTACATAACCTTGTACCTTCACTGAAAGCTAGTATTTTGGCTGAGGACTTTGCTAACTTCGGTGAGATTGATAGTCTCTATAAAGAAGGCTTGCTTCTCAAGTTAGGGATTCAAGATGATATGTTCAAGAAGTTCCCTTTGCCTAAGATCGTCACTACCCTCCAAAAATCTAGCGAAGGGTTGCTCAGATACGATACTCCCAAAATAGTTTCAAGTAAGGACATTCATTTACTTCTAATAGTATTTGATTAAATCTTTTGATTGTTTTCATTAATTCTTTTTTCTTAATGATATTTCGAGGTTCATTAGTTAACTAACACATGTGCCACCACATACATAGACATATTCACATGCTGCTTAATTATGAACTAGTCGAAAATATGTAGTTCTATGTACTTGGGTATTTGGAACCAACACTGGAACTTTCTTGAATAAAGAAACATGCTTCACGTGCTTAATTCATTTATATTTTAATTCACCTAAAAGGTAATTCGGCTGGTAGTAGTTACATTAGTTTGAGCATATAATTCGATTAAAAGCGCGTTTCTGTTTTATATTAATTCGATAAACTGCTTACTTAGATCTTATAGCATAGTTTAATTTATCTAATGGCTCTTTTTACCTTTAATGTTAATATAGAGGATAAATACGCATGGCTTCGAGATGACGAGTTCGCACGCCAAGCCATAGCTGGGATCAACCCAGTCAATATAGAACGAGTCACGACTTATCCACCGGTCAGCAATCTTGACCGCGAGATCTACGGTTCACATCTAGACTCTGCTCTCACCGAAGACCACATCATCGGTCACCTTGACGGCTTGTCCGTACAACAAGTACGAATCTATATCTAGATTACATAAACATAAAAGAAAACAATTTTGACTAAATCATTAATTCATTTTTAATTGAATTTTCAGGCGTTGGAGACGAACCGTTTGTTCATGGTGGACTACCACGACACATACTTACCATTTC
This genomic interval from Brassica oleracea var. oleracea cultivar TO1000 chromosome C2, BOL, whole genome shotgun sequence contains the following:
- the LOC106327768 gene encoding lipoxygenase 4, chloroplastic, with product MALAKEIMGSRLIFERSSSLASSPFQSRLSIKKKTQRTQLSINPFDLRPMKAAISGGVVEAISEDLVKTLRFNTLGRNQENEEVEKAVQFKVRAVVTVRNKNKEDFKETLVKHLDAFTDKIGRNVVLELISIQVDPKTNEPKKSKPAILKDWSKKSNSKAEKVHYAAEFTVDSAFGLPGAITVTNKHQKEFFLENITIEGFACGPVHFPCNSWVQSQNDHPSKRIFFTNQPYLPSETPSGLRTLREQELENLRGNGKGERKLSDRIYDFDVYNDIGNPDISTELARPVFGGREFPYPRRCRTGRRSSDTDLMSERRVEKPLPMYVPRDEQFEESKKNTFAACRLKAVLHNLVPSLKASILAEDFANFGEIDSLYKEGLLLKLGIQDDMFKKFPLPKIVTTLQKSSEGLLRYDTPKIVSKDKYAWLRDDEFARQAIAGINPVNIERVTTYPPVSNLDREIYGSHLDSALTEDHIIGHLDGLSVQQALETNRLFMVDYHDTYLPFLDRINALDGRKAYATRTILFLTRLGTLKPVAIELSLPKSKRVVTPPIDATSNWTWQLAKAHVGSNDAGVHQLVNHWLRTHACLEPFILAAHRQLSALHPIYKLLDPHMRYTLEINAVARQTLVSADGVIESCFTAGQYGLEISAAAYKNQWRFDMEGLPADLIRRGMAVPDPTQPHGLKLLVEDYPYANDGLLLWSAIQTWVRTYVERYYPNPNLVKTDTELQAWYSESINVGHADHRDADWWPELSTVDDLVSIITTIVWLASAQHAALNFGQYPYGGYVPNRPPLMRQLIPDESEPEFASFVEDPQKYFFSSLPSLLQTTKFMAVVDTLSTHSPDEEYIGERQQPSIWTGDAEIVDAFYGFSAEIGRIEQEIEKRNKDPSRRNRCGAGVLPYELMAPSSEPGVTCRGVPNSVSI